ACGGCCCTCGTACCGGCGCGGTTCGAGTCCTGTCGCGGACACGCCTCCTTCGCCGGACACGCCTACGGTTCCGGATGTTCTATCGGCGGCGGATCCTCCACCATTGCCGCCGCCGCCCGCCGCGATCGTCTCCAGGATGCGCACGACCGTGGTTCCGACGGCCACCACGCGCCCTTCGCTCCGCCTGCCCAGGATCGCTTCCGCCTGATGCGCGTCCACCCTGTAGTACTCCGCGTCCATCTCGTGGTCCTCTACGGCGCCGGCGCGGATCGGCTGGAACGTGCCCGGTCCGACATGGAGCAGGACCGGCACCACGGCCGTACCCCGCGCCCGTATACGGTCCAGCAGGGGAGCCGTGAAATGCAGGCCGGCCGTGGGCGCGGCCACGGCGCCGTACTCCTCGGCGTAGACCGTTTGGTAACGGTCCCGGTCGGACGTGCCCGGAGCGCGGCAGATGTAAGGCGGCAGCGGCGTACGGCCCACCTGCTCGACGGCCCGGACCACGTCCGCGTTCCCGGCGAAGCGGACATGGCGGATGTCCGGACCGGGGTCATCCTCCACCGTGGCGGCCAGGGCGCCGCCCTCCAGCTCCAGGCGCGTTCCTTTTGCGAGGCGGGCGCCCGGCTTCAGCAGGGCTTCCCAGCGGTCGGACGCCATTTCGCGGACCAGCACGACTTCAACCCGCCCGCCGGTTTCCGGCCGCACCCCCCGAAGCCTGGCGGACATCACCCGCGTCCGGTTGAGCACCAGCACATCGGCCGGGGCCAGGTAGTCGACAATATCCCGGAAAGTCCGGTGTTCGATCACGCCGGCGTGGCGGTGCACCACCATCAACCGGGATGCGTCGCGGGGTTCGGCGGGATACTGGGCGATCAGGTCTTCCGGCAGGGTGTAGTCGAATTCTGCTATATTCACGGATGATCGACAGTGTAGGCCGGCGCGCCGGAAATGGGCGGGTCGGACCGTAACGGCGAAGGGCTGTCCGGCGGATCGCGCCGGCCAAGAGCCGGCCGGACCGCGGCGGCGCGCGTCCTGCCTGCCGTCAGTCGAACAGTCCGGCCTGCGGCCTTGGTGGCGCGGTGAATCCCAGGTGTCCGTACGCCAGTTCGGTGGCCACCCTGCCCCGAGGCGTCCGCTTGATCAGGCCCTGGACAATGAGATAGGGCTCGTATACCTCCTCGAGCGTCCCGCTTTCCTCACCCACGGCCACGGCCAGCGTATTCAGGCCTACGGGACCGCCCTCGTATTTTTCGATGATGGCCGTGAGGATCAGGCGGTTCATGTCGTCCAGGCCCATGAGGTCCACGCCCAGCATCTCGAAGGCGGCCTTCGCGGTCTCCCCGGTTATGCGTCCATCGCCTTTGACCTGGGCGTAGTCCCGAACCCGCTTCAGGTACCGGTTGGCGATGCGAGGCGTTCCCCTGGACCGCCGGGCGATCTCCATCGCACCGGCGTCATCGGTCTCTACACCGATGATTTCGGCCGCCCGCATGACGATCAGGAACAGTTCGTCCGGCGTGTAGAAATCGAGCCGGATGGGGATGCCGAAACGCGCCAGGAGCGGCGCCGTCAACAGGCCCGTGCGGGTCGTCGCGCCCACCAGGGTGAAATGGTCCAGGCTAAGGGAAAGGGAACGGGCGCTCGGCCCTCGGTCCACCAGGATGTCGATCTTGAAATCCTCCATGGCGGCGTACATGTGCTCTTCCACCACGTGGTTCAGGCGGTGGATCTCGTCGATGAAGAACACGTCTCCCGGTTGCAGGTTAGTCAGCAGGCCCGCCAGATCGGCCGGTTTGTCCAGCACGGGTCCGGCGGTCTGACGTATCTCCACGCCCATTTCGTTGGCGAGAATGGTGGCCAGCGTGGTCTTGCCCAGTCCCGGCGGTCCGTGGAGCAGCACGTGGTCGATGTGGTTCTCTCCGCGGGTCTTCGCGGCCTCGATGTAGAGCCGCAGCTCCGCCTTGGCCTTTTCCTGGCCGGGGAATTCATCGAAACGGCCAGGCCTTAGTACGCGGTCGAACTCCGTATCCTCGTCGAATCGGTCCGGGTCGGTCAACGGGTAGTCCCGTTCGTCCATCTACCGCCCTCCCTGGCTCTGGAGCACCGATCGTATGATTTCCTCCGCCTCGGGGGACTCCGGGCTTTCGGACATCACGCGGATGACCAGCCTGCGCGCTTCGGGATGTTCAAAGCCCAGAGACACCAGGCCCATGATCGCATCGTCCACTTCGGGCGACTCTCCCGCCGGCGCCACGGGCAGCGCCTCCGCCGCGCCGGTATCCATGGAGGCCAGCTTATCGCGCAGTTCCATGATCAGCCGTTGCGCGGTCTTTCGGCCGATCTTGGGCAACGAGACCAGCTTGCCGACATCTTCGTTGATGATCGCGGCGGTAAACTCCGCGACCGTCGCGCCGGAAAGAATGTTCAGGGCCACGCCGGGCCCGATGCCGGGCAGCGTGATCAGCACTTCGAAAAGACGCTTCTCGTCCACGGTCGCGAACCCGTAGAGCTGCATGCCGTCTTCTCGCGTGTGGAGCACCGTTTCCACGCGGACCTGCGAACGCGGGGGGCCCAGGGCCCGGTACGTGGACAAGGGAACAAACATTTGCAGGCCGATCCCGCCGACGGAAACCGTGATGCCGTCGGGCTGCTTGTCGACCAGCTCACCTTCGACGAATGCGATCAACTGCCTTGATCCCTCCGGTTATCCTGTGATAGTGACATATCGCGACCGCCAATGCGTCCGACGCGTCCTCCGGCAGGGGTTCCCGGCCGGGGCCCCGGTCGAGGTTCAGCATGGCGCTTACCATGTACTGGACCTGCTGCTTCGATGCACCTCCCGCACGGACGACGGCCATCTTCACTTCGCGCGGGGCGTACTCACAGACCTGCAGTCCCCGGTTCGCCGCGGCCAGGAGGGCGACCCCCCGGGCGTGTCCCAGTACGAGCGCCGCCCTGGGAAACCGTCCGCCGAAAGTGGACTCGACGGCCACCAGTTCCGGGCTGTTCCGGTCTATGACCTCGCACAGGCCGTCGTAGATGACCTTGAGCCGGTCCGCGAGGGCTTTACGCGATCCCGGACGCAACACGCCCTGGTCCAACAGCCGGCACTGTCTGCCCCGGGCCTCGATCACGCCGTATCCCGTAATCACGCTGCCCGGATCGATTCCGAGGATGATCATGGATACCCGCTACCCGTTCATTTCCTCCAGCACCTTGTCGTCCACATCGAAATTGGCGTAGACATGCTGCACGTCGTCGTGGTCCTCGAGGACCTCCATCAACCGGAGGAGCTGTTCCGCTTCCTTGCCCGCGACGGCCACGGTCGACTGCGGGATGCGGCCGATTTCCGCCCGCATGGAGGCATAGCCGCTTTCTTCGAGCCGGGTTCTCACCGATTCGAAATCGGAAACGGACGTCAACACATCCAGCGTATCCCCCTCGTCCAGGATGTCTTCCGCGCCGGCGTCGAGGGCGGCCATCATGACCTCGTCCTCGTCGATCCCGTTCTTGTCCACGACGATCGTGCCCTTCTGGTCGAACATCCAGGCCACGCAGCCCGCTTCCCCCATGTTGCCGCCGTTCTTGGTAAAGGCATGGCGCATCTCGGACGTGGTACGGTTCTTGTTGTCCGTCACCGCTTCCACCAGCAGCGCCACGCCGGCCGGGCCGTAGCCCTCGTAGACCAGTTCCTCGTAATGCACGCCGTCCAGGTCACCCGTACCTCGGGCGATGGCCCGGTCGACATTGGCCTGGGGCACATTTTCCGCCCTGGCGGCGAGTACGGCCGTCCGGAGCCGGGGGTTGCCGGTTACCGAGCCGCCGCCCTGCCGCGCGGCGATGGTGATCTCCTTGATGACCCGGGTGAAGATCTTCCCGCGCGCCGCGTCTTTCTGTTCCTTCTTCCGCTTTATGGTGCTCCACTTGGAATGACCGGACACCTTGGCCTCCTCAGGGGATCGTGACGACCCGTTTACCCGTACCCGTGTTGTTGGACGTGTCCCTGGCGCGAATGGCGAGGGTATGTTCGCCGGCTTCCAGTCCATCCAGGGCGATCTCGAATTCCTCCGTCTCCGAATCCGTTACGCCGTCCTCCGGGTGGACCACGCGCCAGTCGCCCCCGTCAATGGCGTAGTCGACCCGGAACAGGGGACTGGCGCCGTCCCGGACCCTGAAGGACAGCCTGGCGTCCGCCACATTGATCCCGGATACCAGCGGACCGGTATTGTCCACCAGGAACGGTTCGCTGAGGTATTCCGCCTCCAGCGCCTGGTCCGGCGGATTCGAAGGCGCGTCGCTGGCCACGACCCGGAGGACGTATGATCCATCCGGAAAGGTCTCGGAATCCCACGAATAGGATGGGACGCGCCTTCCCGACTCCAGGAGCTTCCAAGTTTCTTCCGCTTCGCCCCGGAAGTAGATGTCGTAGGACAGTCCGTCCCCGTCGGGATCGCTCGCCTGCACAGCCAATGCCCGCATGCCCTTCCTGTAAGTGGGGGCGCCCGGCGAGGCCTGCTGTCCAAGGCCGCCGCCGCGACCTCCGATCTGCGCGGCGATACCCGGGGGGAGATCTCTGTTCTGTTCCCCGGAACCCGCCGGGGCGTCGCGCAGGTAGACCCCCGGTTCGTATACCGTGACCGAATGCACCCTGGGCGGATTGTTCCGCGTAAGGTAGGCAGCCGAAACGGACAGGACCGAGGGGGATTCTTCGTTTTGCGTGCTCATCACCGCCTTCCACTGCAGGTAGCGGGCGGGCGGGCAGACCAGGGCTTCCCCTTCCGATTCGGCGTAGGGACCGGTCCAGTCGCTCCAGGTCTGGTCCGGGGAGTCCGTATTTCCGGAGCGTGCGTACAGACGGACCGCCGTCCCCGGGGGTTGCTCGTCCTCCCATCGGATACGTCCCCACCGGGCGCGGCCACGGGTGTCCTTTACATCGGACTCGTACTCGCCTTCGCCCACGGGCCGCGAACGCAGGTGGTACAGATTGCCGCGATTACTCGTTGCCGCGACTACGCCGCCCGAGGCAAAAGGCATCAGCGCCGTGACCTGGGATTCCTGCAATTCGCTCAGCAACGTGCCGCGGCCCCGTTCCCGGACCCGGTAAAGCCTGCCGCGGGGGCCGGTACCAATGAGCAGTTCACCGTCCCCGCGCAACGCCATGGACAGGCACAGGTCCGCCTGGGACCGCCACCACTCTTCCACCCGCCCTTCGGGATCTATCCTGTAAACGACGCTTCCTCCCGTGGCGAAACCACGGCCGGGAGGACCGACGGCTCCGTCCGTCGAAGCCGTCACTTCGACCATGTTCCGTACCGGCTCGCCGCCCTGTTCCTCGGAAGCGCCCTGGGACGGCGGGGGCACAGGCGAACCGGAGCGGCTGCCCCGGCGCGGTCCACTCTGCGCGGCGGCGAACACGTATCCGTCTTCATCGACCCGCAGGGTGTTCACTTCGCTGTGAGGAGAATCGTAGAGGACCGACAGGACACCTGACGGCGTGATCCGGTAGATCCGGCCGCCCGGCTCGGTACCGGCGACCAGCCGGCCGGCCCCATCCACGGCCAGGGCCATGACATGGGCCTCCTCCAGTTCCGCCAGGATACGTCCCTCCCCGTTTCCGTCGATATGATAGACGCGTCCCTGCTCTCCCGTTCCCGCGTACAGGTTCCCTTCCGCGTCCACGGCCAGCGACCAGATGTAACGCGTGTCTCCGTCAGCAGCGCCCTCGTCCGCGGGATCGAAAAACACCGAGTGGGACCCGTCCGGGTCAATCCGGTAGATCCGGCCGTCGGGGAAGGTGGCGGCGTACAGCCGGTCATTCCGGTCGATCGCGATGCTGCGGATTTCCAGTTCCTCCGCATCGAAAAACACCTCGGATTCACCAGTGGAATCGATACGGTACAGCCTGCCGTCGTTTCCCGTACCCGCGTACAGGTTGTCCCTGGAATCGGATGCCAGGCACCATACCAGGGGCTCGTCGCTCTCGAAGACGGGGTCCAGGACCGGCGAAAGGGTCAGGCGGCCCTTGGCGGTAATGGAAACTCCCCTGGTCTCTCCCTTGAGAAAATCCCCGTGTCCGGCCTGTTTCCAGATCACCGGCGTCGACGCGAGGACCGCGCCCGCGACCAGCAGAAACACCGCGATCGTACATGGAACACGCCATCCCTGGACCTGGTTCAAGATCGCTCCTATCGCTTTACGGTCAGCCGGCTCCAGTTTTGCCCGGCTACGACATAGTCCGTTCGGATCGTTTCTTCGGCCACCACCTTCTCGCGGATCGGAATGAAACTGCCTTTCGTCCGCTCGGAATCCATGACGGCGAGGACCGATGGAGGCAGGCCGGGCATCTCCCTCCCCTTCACGATACCGCCCGCGCCCGCCTGGAACATCTTCAGATAGACCCGGTTTCCCGTGCGGCGGTTGTTGAGCAGCTCGATCAGGCGGGGACCGTCCGTGGGCCTGTACCGCTGGGGAACGGTATTGAGATCGTGGCGGGTGACGGCCTGGGCGGACCCGACAAGCACCTGTACCGGTCCGTTGGATATGTTCTTGGGAATAGCCACGTCGATCCGCTTGACCAGCCGGTCTCCCCGGTAGGGCCTGAGGAATATCCTGACCTCCAGCGTGTCGCCCGGCTTCAGGGTTTCCGACCCGAACCAGACGTCTTCGATGACGGCCGTCCTGCGTTCGTTTGACGAATGGATCCCGATCTTGACGGACTCGATCATCGGGGTAACGAACCGGTTGTCGAGCACGAAATTGAGCACGCTGTTCACATCTCTCGCCAGGGACGCCAGGGACGCCTGCCCGGAGAACTGGTCGTCGAAGACGACGTCCGGATGGCCCCGCAGGCCGATCCTGCCGCGGAGCGTTATGGTCCGCTCGCCGGACGCCCGGCCGTTCGCGAAGATCGTATTTGCCACGGCCATGTTCACCAGCAGCGGCGTCCAGCCGTTCGCCATCATCACGTCGAACCGGTAGTTCCGGTCCGGCCTGGTGTTATCGCCGTAGACAAGCTCCACCGGTATCATGCGCGCCGTATCGCCGAGTTGTCCGTAGATTCCGTTCGTGTGGTCCCAAAGGACCGAGCCGACTTCGTCCGTCACGCTGCTGATCTTCGTGGACCCGGTCTGGTCCGGAATGACCGTGATGATTTCGGCCCGGTTCATCGGGATGTTCAGGGCGCCTGTCCACAGGAAGGGATGCCCGAAGGCCAGTATGGCGTCTTCATCACGCCAGGTGACCGTCCCCGTGCCGGAAAGATTGTAATCACCCCGGATAAGCTGAGCGCTCACGGCGGAGCCGGGCTCCAGAACGGACCGCGCGCCCTTCGACGCCGGGCCGGCCTGTTCCGGGGCCGTGTCGCCGCCGCCCGAAACCGCACCGGACACCCCGACTGGAACGCCCCCGCCCGCACTGCCGCCGCCGGAGACCGGAACGAGCCCGTGCCGGCGCAGTTCGTTTTCAAAAAGGCTCACCGTCATGGGGTGGAAACCCGAAAACACCATGGGCACGGCGATGGGCTGGAGGCTGGACGGACCCGCGGGCGTTTCCCCCGGCCTGGAGGACTCCGTTGCGGCCCGGTCGTCGTCCGGCCGCGGGAATTCCGGATCGAAGAACGCGTCGTTCGGCAAATCGCCGCCCCGGCCGTCGCCCATTCCATTGAACGTGTCGCCCGGTGTGTTCCGCCCCGGTAGAGCATCCGCGTCCACGACATCGCGAATGGCCAGCATATGACTTATCGGCGTGACGCCGCCGATGGGTTTCATCGGAAACTGCCCGAAGCGGTAAGCCAGCGCGCCGACGAGTTTTCCTTCGATGTACACGGGGCTGCCGCTCATCCCCGCAATTACGCCCGCTTCGTCGACGTATGGCCCCGATACCCCGACCATGATGATGTCGTGCTTCGCGTAGAATGTGTTCTTCATGACGCCCAGCACTTCGACGTTGAAAGTGTCGATCCGGGCATCCTGGAAAACCGAGAGGCCGTATCCGCGCATGCCCGGCTTCACGTCATCGACATCCATGAACCCGCCGGCCGCCTGCCCCGCGGCCGGTGGAGCGGCGGCAAGCAGACACACGCAGAGCATCGTAAGACAGGCTGTTCGTTTGAAATCCATGGGGATCGCTGCTCGTTGATCGGGGGCGCGGTACGCCATGCGGAACAAGTGCAATATAACGGCTCTCAGACGCTCCTGGCAACTGCTTTGTAGCAGGCGTGGAACGATAGCTGCCGTGTCGTTAACAAAAGAAATCGCTTGACTTACCGCGATGGATCTTCGAGATTCAGACAGCGGCGCCAGGGTCCGCAAGGAAAGATCCGTTCCGACCCTGGCACGGCTTGATACTGGTCCTGAAAACCGGAAGACAGGCCATCATGAATCGTCCGAGGCGCAGAAAGCCGTCCGACCAGAAACTGGTACCGATCTGCAATATGACCATGTCCGAAACGCGCAGTCAAATCGGTGCGCTGGCCTCCCAGATCGTACAGTCCTACGACACGATCGGCGGCCTGAACCGTATCGACGGCAAGAACCTGCCTTCCAGGGAACGGGTCTACGGTATCCTGAAGGACCTGCTCACGCTCTGCTTTCCCGGCTACTTCGGCGCCGAGCCGCTCATGACGAAGAACGTGGCCTTCTACGTGGACGGACTGGTGGACGCCATCTACATCCGCCTGAGAGAGGAAGTGACCCGGAGCCTCATGCACGACGCGCAGTGCAAGGGCAAGGACCCCGTGGCCTGCGAGGAGATCGCCGACAGGATCGCACTCGAACTCCTGGAGGCCATTCCCGGTATCCGGGAACTGCTCATGGGCGACGTGGAAGCCGCCTACGACGGCGATCCCGCGGCCAAGAGCCACGACGAAATCATCCTCAGCTACCCGTGCGTGGAAGCCATCGCCACCTACCGGATCGCCCATGAACTGTATCTGCAGAAAACGCCGCTTATCCCGAGGATCATCTCCGAGCACGCCCACAGCCGTACGGGGATCGACATCCACCCCGGCGCGACCATCGGCACCCGCTTTTTCATAGACCACGGCACCGGCGTCGTTATCGGGGAGACCGCGCTGATCGGCAAGAACGTCAAGCTCTACCAGGGCGTGACGCTGGGCGCACTGAGTTTCAGGAAAGATGAAGGCGGCCGTCTCGTCAAGGGCGGCAAGCGCCATCCCACCATCGAAGACGACGTGGTGATCTACTCCGGGGCGACGATCCTGGGCGGTGAAACGGCCATCGGGCACGACTCCGTCATCGGGGCCAACGTATGGCTGACGGAATCGGTGCCGCCCCATTCCAAGGTCACCATCGGAAACCCGCGGCTCGACGTGGTGAAGCACGACGCACACACGGCCTGACCGCACGGCCTGACCGGCCGCTTAACTCCCGTTTTCAGCGATATATTTCTCCGCTTCCATGGCGGCCGCACAACCCGTCCCTGCCGCCGTAACGGCCTGGCGGTATACGTGGTCCTGCACGTCCCCGCCCGCGAACACGCCGGGAACGCTGGTGTGCTGCCTCCGGTCGGTCAGGATGTAACCCTGCTCGTCCACATCGAGCTTGTCCTTGAACAGGGCCGTATTGGGTGTATGCCCGATGGCGATGAAGAGACCCTCGGCGTCCAGGACCTTTTCCCGGTCCGTAGCAAGCTCCCGGACACGCACGCCGGTTACGCCGGTGGTTTCCTCACCCAGCACCTCGTCGACCACGGATCCCCAGAGGAATGCTATCTTCGGATGTTCCAGGGCCCTTTCCTGCATGATCCGGCTCGCCCGTAACTCGCGCCGGCGGTGTATGATCCAGACTCGGCTGGCGAACCGGGTCAGAAAGAGGCCTTCCTCCATGGCGCTGTCGCCTCCGCCCACTACCGCGACCTTCCGGTCCCGGTAGAAGGCGCCGTCGCAGGTCGCGCAGGTCGACACGCCCCGGCCGAAGAAGGTGGCCTCGCCCGGCACGTCGAGCAGCCGCGGCGACGAACCGGTACTGATCACCACGGCCTTCGCCGTGTATTCGTTCCGGTCCGTCCTGATCCTGTGCGCCCCCGGATCGAAATCCACCGAAGAGACATCCTCGTACTTCATGACCGCGCCAAAGCGCTCGGCCTGCTGCCGCATGCGGTCCATGAGGTCCATGCCGCCCAAGCTCTCGGGGAATCCCGGGAAGTTTTCGATCTCGCTGGTAAGCGACAACTGGCCGCCGATCGTGCTGCCGGTCAACACGACGGGCGACAGGTTCGCCCGCGCGGCGTACAGGGCCGCCGTGTATCCCGCCGGCCCCCCTCCGATGATGACGACCTGCTCCATTTCAGCGCCTTCCTTCTTCGAGACTTTCCCTCGCGATCCCGGGTGGGACCACCGGCCTGTCGCGCCACCGTGCCATTCGAGGTGGGACCGGTCTTTCGCGCCGCCGTGCTATTCGATTCGCTTGATGATGTGAAATCCCATTGGCGTCTCCACGATACCGCTTAGTTCACCGACGTCCAGCCCCATCGCCGCCGCCTCGAATTCCGGGATCATTTCGTCCGGGCCGAAGAACCCGAGGTCGCCGCCTTGGTCACGACTCGAATCGATGGACGTTTCCCGGGCCAGTTCGGCGAAATCGGCGCCGGCGGTCAACCGTCCCATCACGGCGTCCGCTTCCGCCCGGGTAGCGACGACGATCTGGCGAACGCGGATCTTGTTGGATTCGATGGCCTTCGCCCGCTCTTCCACGGTCCGCCTGACCCGGTTCAACGCCCCCTTCAACTGTGCGGTATCGGGTGCCAGCTCAAGCGCCTGTTCATAGTGAGCAATTGCCTGGTCGAAGTCCTCCCGCCGTTCGTGAATCAAGGCGATTTCCGCGTAAATGCGCGGATCTTTCGCGCCCAGGTCGAGTATCTCCCGGTAGTAGCCCAAAGCGTCGGACAGGCGGCCTTCGGCCAGCGCCAGGCGACCCAGCGCCATACGGGGCACGACCGACCGGCCGCCGACTTCCAGGGCCCTTTCCCAGACTGCACGCGTGCTGTCGGGCATGTTCTTGCTCTGGTAAGCGGTTCCCAGGTTCATGTAGGCGTCCATGTAGTCCGGCGACAGGTTGACGGCCCGCTTCCATTCCGTGATCGCGTCGTCGACGCGGTCCATTCCCATGTATGAAACGCCGAGATTGAGATGGATCCTGGGCAACTGTTCCTCCGGGGGAGACAACGTGAGCACCTTCTCGTACGCATCGGCAGCCTTTTCGAATTCCTCGGTATCGGTATAGACCTTACCGAGATTCGTATAGGCGTCGACGTAGGAGGAATCATCCTCAATGGCCTGCCGGTAATGGTGGATCGCTTCGTTCAGGTACCCGCCCTGGTTATACACGATTGCCATGTCGGTATGGGCGACGGCCAGGTCCGGCGTTCCCTCCATCAGCCTGTCGTACTGGCTCCGGGCCCAGGCGTAGACGGTATCGGACGGTACGGTATTCATGCGCGCGACGCTAAGCGAATCACCCTCCACAGTCTTCTTGAACGCCGCCAGCGCCGCGCCCATCTCCCCCCTGGCGTGGTGGACAAGTCCCAGCGTAAGGTAGGCGGCAGCGAACCCGGGCGCGACCTCCAGGGCATGTTCGATGTGGACCCGGGCGCTGTCGTACTGTCCCTCCTCGTAATAAACGGCGCCCAGGTTGTTCTTCGCGAGGGCGACGGCGGTCAGAAACTGCTGTAGTGCCGCCTGCCGGTGTTGCTCAGGTGTCAGGGAAGTGTCCGGTCTGGCCGGACCAGGCGGACCAGGCGGACCAGGCGGACCAGCGGCTTCCTGGGCGTCCGCCGCACCCGACTGGACCCCTCCGGCGGCCGATGCCTCTGAATGGGGTGGCGCCTCGGTGGACGTCTGCGCCCCGGCCGTGGACGTCTGCGCCCCGGACGAGGTGATTCCGAGAACGAAAAGATACAGGACGCAAAGGGCCGGCTTCAGGACCGGACTGCCTGGTGCGATACCTCGTGCCTGATTGCCTGCGCTCATATGCTACCGCCTTCCGGTATGATTCTTTTCAACGACTTCGGGTCTCTTCGGGTTCCAACTCCCACAGTACCTCCAGGGCCTCCCCCACCAGTGCGAAA
This Gemmatimonadota bacterium DNA region includes the following protein-coding sequences:
- a CDS encoding YebC/PmpR family DNA-binding transcriptional regulator; the encoded protein is MSGHSKWSTIKRKKEQKDAARGKIFTRVIKEITIAARQGGGSVTGNPRLRTAVLAARAENVPQANVDRAIARGTGDLDGVHYEELVYEGYGPAGVALLVEAVTDNKNRTTSEMRHAFTKNGGNMGEAGCVAWMFDQKGTIVVDKNGIDEDEVMMAALDAGAEDILDEGDTLDVLTSVSDFESVRTRLEESGYASMRAEIGRIPQSTVAVAGKEAEQLLRLMEVLEDHDDVQHVYANFDVDDKVLEEMNG
- a CDS encoding tetratricopeptide repeat protein translates to MSAGNQARGIAPGSPVLKPALCVLYLFVLGITSSGAQTSTAGAQTSTEAPPHSEASAAGGVQSGAADAQEAAGPPGPPGPPGPARPDTSLTPEQHRQAALQQFLTAVALAKNNLGAVYYEEGQYDSARVHIEHALEVAPGFAAAYLTLGLVHHARGEMGAALAAFKKTVEGDSLSVARMNTVPSDTVYAWARSQYDRLMEGTPDLAVAHTDMAIVYNQGGYLNEAIHHYRQAIEDDSSYVDAYTNLGKVYTDTEEFEKAADAYEKVLTLSPPEEQLPRIHLNLGVSYMGMDRVDDAITEWKRAVNLSPDYMDAYMNLGTAYQSKNMPDSTRAVWERALEVGGRSVVPRMALGRLALAEGRLSDALGYYREILDLGAKDPRIYAEIALIHERREDFDQAIAHYEQALELAPDTAQLKGALNRVRRTVEERAKAIESNKIRVRQIVVATRAEADAVMGRLTAGADFAELARETSIDSSRDQGGDLGFFGPDEMIPEFEAAAMGLDVGELSGIVETPMGFHIIKRIE
- the queA gene encoding tRNA preQ1(34) S-adenosylmethionine ribosyltransferase-isomerase QueA gives rise to the protein MNIAEFDYTLPEDLIAQYPAEPRDASRLMVVHRHAGVIEHRTFRDIVDYLAPADVLVLNRTRVMSARLRGVRPETGGRVEVVLVREMASDRWEALLKPGARLAKGTRLELEGGALAATVEDDPGPDIRHVRFAGNADVVRAVEQVGRTPLPPYICRAPGTSDRDRYQTVYAEEYGAVAAPTAGLHFTAPLLDRIRARGTAVVPVLLHVGPGTFQPIRAGAVEDHEMDAEYYRVDAHQAEAILGRRSEGRVVAVGTTVVRILETIAAGGGGNGGGSAADRTSGTVGVSGEGGVSATGLEPRRYEGRTRCYIYPPYEFKLVDALLTNFHLPKSTLLLLVSAFAGRELILSAYEEAVREKYRFYSYGDAMLIV
- the ruvC gene encoding crossover junction endodeoxyribonuclease RuvC, which produces MIILGIDPGSVITGYGVIEARGRQCRLLDQGVLRPGSRKALADRLKVIYDGLCEVIDRNSPELVAVESTFGGRFPRAALVLGHARGVALLAAANRGLQVCEYAPREVKMAVVRAGGASKQQVQYMVSAMLNLDRGPGREPLPEDASDALAVAICHYHRITGGIKAVDRIRRR
- a CDS encoding serine acetyltransferase, translating into MNRPRRRKPSDQKLVPICNMTMSETRSQIGALASQIVQSYDTIGGLNRIDGKNLPSRERVYGILKDLLTLCFPGYFGAEPLMTKNVAFYVDGLVDAIYIRLREEVTRSLMHDAQCKGKDPVACEEIADRIALELLEAIPGIRELLMGDVEAAYDGDPAAKSHDEIILSYPCVEAIATYRIAHELYLQKTPLIPRIISEHAHSRTGIDIHPGATIGTRFFIDHGTGVVIGETALIGKNVKLYQGVTLGALSFRKDEGGRLVKGGKRHPTIEDDVVIYSGATILGGETAIGHDSVIGANVWLTESVPPHSKVTIGNPRLDVVKHDAHTA
- the trxB gene encoding thioredoxin-disulfide reductase yields the protein MEQVVIIGGGPAGYTAALYAARANLSPVVLTGSTIGGQLSLTSEIENFPGFPESLGGMDLMDRMRQQAERFGAVMKYEDVSSVDFDPGAHRIRTDRNEYTAKAVVISTGSSPRLLDVPGEATFFGRGVSTCATCDGAFYRDRKVAVVGGGDSAMEEGLFLTRFASRVWIIHRRRELRASRIMQERALEHPKIAFLWGSVVDEVLGEETTGVTGVRVRELATDREKVLDAEGLFIAIGHTPNTALFKDKLDVDEQGYILTDRRQHTSVPGVFAGGDVQDHVYRQAVTAAGTGCAAAMEAEKYIAENGS
- the ruvA gene encoding Holliday junction branch migration protein RuvA, producing MIAFVEGELVDKQPDGITVSVGGIGLQMFVPLSTYRALGPPRSQVRVETVLHTREDGMQLYGFATVDEKRLFEVLITLPGIGPGVALNILSGATVAEFTAAIINEDVGKLVSLPKIGRKTAQRLIMELRDKLASMDTGAAEALPVAPAGESPEVDDAIMGLVSLGFEHPEARRLVIRVMSESPESPEAEEIIRSVLQSQGGR
- the ruvB gene encoding Holliday junction branch migration DNA helicase RuvB — its product is MDERDYPLTDPDRFDEDTEFDRVLRPGRFDEFPGQEKAKAELRLYIEAAKTRGENHIDHVLLHGPPGLGKTTLATILANEMGVEIRQTAGPVLDKPADLAGLLTNLQPGDVFFIDEIHRLNHVVEEHMYAAMEDFKIDILVDRGPSARSLSLSLDHFTLVGATTRTGLLTAPLLARFGIPIRLDFYTPDELFLIVMRAAEIIGVETDDAGAMEIARRSRGTPRIANRYLKRVRDYAQVKGDGRITGETAKAAFEMLGVDLMGLDDMNRLILTAIIEKYEGGPVGLNTLAVAVGEESGTLEEVYEPYLIVQGLIKRTPRGRVATELAYGHLGFTAPPRPQAGLFD